One Setaria viridis chromosome 7, Setaria_viridis_v4.0, whole genome shotgun sequence genomic region harbors:
- the LOC140223451 gene encoding uncharacterized protein, with product MDIDPSPSKRRREQERDIKIEGETDRPSRKPETDEIEYNEEDESSDEEMNLIEELAGLKIEMMDQACRSCLEQPSDKKVVNTKCEENKISPKEDSSNDKRNNKYLTNTPHEFLIPRISFKTEQVLAYFTQDIIDLIWKKYAERQYKTFQDIQNYFMRLYQGIERNLEIIVTINTFPLLHLDDKLIVKPHHKFIILKADINLKYFTNIQRHTGEDISLQTIIDHGLVRDIYGTLEEILQSDLGKAIKEACKRLACVQGKYKIKYFSNPPKFTLPLRPASHDIYIIKGSYKFPTIWSSETWYNYEDIRAKNNHDNWRIFSEAKEIEGNTKFNTEYHMMYQNKIIKIFLREYYGRNSIISKEVGRLLKPNYGMECQLRKEYRELLSWYELWQPEEPDIEEEE from the exons ATGGATATAGATCCAAGTCCATCTAAAAGAAGACGAGAACAAGAGAGAGATATAAAAATTGAAGGAGAAACTGATAGACCATCTAGAAAACCAG AAACAGATGAGATTGAATATAATGAAGAAGATGAATCGAGTGATGAAGAGATGAACTTGATTGAGGAACTAGCAGGGTTAAAAATAGAAATGATGGATCAA GCATGTAGATCATGCTTAGAACAGCCAAGTGACAAGAAAGTAGTCAATACAAAATGTGAGGAAAATAAGATCAGTCCGAAGGAGGACTCTTCAAATgataaaagaaataataaatatttaaccAATACTCCACATGAGTTTCTTATCCCTAGGATAAGTTTTAAGACTGAACAAGTGCTGGCATATTTTACACAAGATATTATAGATCTAATATggaagaaatatgctgaaagACAGTACAAAACATTTCAAGATATACAAAATTACTTCATGAGGCTATATCAAGGTATAGAAAGGAATTTGGAAATAATAGTTACTATAAATACCTTTCCTTTGCTTCATCTTGATGATAAGTTAATTGTTAAGCCTCATCATAAATTTATAATACTTAAGGCTGATATAAACCtaaaatattttacaaatatACAAAGGCATACAGGAGAAGATATTTCTTTACAAACTATTATTGATCATGGGTTAGTCCGAGATATTTATGGAACATTAGAGGAAATACTTCAATCTGATTTAGGAAAGGCTATTAAAGAAGCATGCAAAAGATTGGCGTGTGTCCaaggaaaatataaaataaaatacttttCTAACCCACCAAAATTTACACTACCATTGAGACCAGCAAGtcatgatatatatattataaaaggtTCGTATAAATTCCCTACGATATGGTCTTCAGAAACATGGTACAATTATGAAGAtatacgtgctaaaaataatcATGATAATTGGAGAATTTTCAGTGaagcaaaagaaatagaaggaaATACTAAATTCAATACTGAGTACCATATGAtgtatcaaaacaaaataataaaaatatttctACGAGAATATTATGGAAGGAATAGTATAATATCAAAAGAAGTAGGAAGGCTACTTAAGCCAAATTATGGAATGGAATGCCAGTTAAGAAAAGAATATCGTGAATTACTGTCATGGTATGAACTGTGGCAACCAGAGGAACCggatattgaagaagaagaatag
- the LOC117864656 gene encoding tubby-like F-box protein 7 has protein sequence SSKKTLRPGIAPTENAAPTSREPGGVVPGQPKELLPRLFDESFHSTATSFSKYSIADSSMDLSSCRYSEFGGGNQRGGGDDDDADKERPLVLCNKASRCHEQLQCWCLNFRGRVTVASVKNFQLIASAAQAAAAGASAPPARQTPQPQASSSHDMVILQFGKVAKDTFTMDYQYPLSAFQAFAICLTSFDTKLACE, from the coding sequence TCTTCGAAGAAGACGTTGAGGCCCGGCATCGCTCCGACAGAGAACGCCGCCCCGACCAGCAGGGAGCCTGGCGGTGTTGTGCCTGGGCAACCGAAAGAGCTCCTCCCGAGGTTATTCGACGAGTCCTTCCACAGCACAGCAACTTCTTTCTCCAAGTACTCCATCGCAGACAGCTCCATGGACTTGAGCAGTTGTCGGTACTCGGAGTTTGGCGGAGGAAAtcagcgaggcggcggcgacgacgacgacgcagaTAAGGAGAGGCCCCTGGTTCTGTGCAACAAGGCGTCGAGGTGTCACGAGCAGCTGCAATGCTGGTGCCTCAACTTCCGTGGCCGTGTGACGGTGGCATCAGTCAAGAACTTCCAGCTGATAGCTTCTGCGGCACAGGCAGCCGCAGCAGGGGCTTCGGCACCTCCTGCTCGACAGACGCCGCAGCCCCAGGCGTCGTCGAGCCACGACATGGTGATCTTGCAATTCGGCAAAGTTGCAAAGGATACGTTCACCATGGACTACCAGTACCCGCTGTCGGCTTTCCAGGCCTTCGCCATATGTTTGACCAGCTTTGACACGAAGCTGGCCTGTGAATAA
- the LOC117864657 gene encoding reticulon-like protein B1 has translation LRLDSSSSSDSDNDERPRPSAPAAEVKPSFSDSAAAAAAEAKAKVFRLFGHEQPIHKALGGGKPADVLLWRNRNISAGVLGGVTAIWILFECLGYHLLTFNCHGLIFSLGVLFLWSNASSFINKSPPRIPEVIIPEDLVVNIALSTRYEINRAFVNLRQIALGRDIKKFLMVRLLCDCLC, from the exons TTGCGTTTGGattcctcgtcgtcctcggacTCCGACAACGACGAGCGGCCGCGCCcctcggcgcccgccgccgaggTCAAGCCCTCCTTCTCCGActccgcagccgcggcggccgccgaggcTAAGGCCAAGGTGTTCCGCCTCTTCGGCCACGAGCAGCCCATCCACAAGGCCCTCGGAGGAGGCAAAC CTGCTGATGTATTGCTGTGGAGGAACAGGAACATCTCTGCTGGAGTACTTGGTGGTGTCACTGCAATCTGGATCCTCTTTGAATGCCTTGGCTACCATCTTCTGACCTTCAATTGCCATGGTCTCATATTCTCTCTGGGTGTTCTCTTTCTCTGGTCTAACGCCTCCTCGTTCATCAACAA GTCTCCCCCACGGATCCCAGAGGTGATCATTCCTGAAGATCTGGTTGTCAACATTGCACTATCTACTCGCTATGAGATCAACAGGGCCTTTGTCAATCTTCGCCAGATTGCTCTTGGCCGGGACATAAAGAAGTTCCTTATGGTACGTCTACTATGTGATTGCCTGTGCTGA